TTCTAAACCTTTAATGTTCATATCAAGTTCTCAGAAAGACTATACATTCTATCTCATAACAGAATACAAGGTACCTTGTAACAGAAGGTTCTGCAAAAGCTGGCCAGAAATCAATACAACAAATAAAGCCCAAAGGAAAACCATACTCTTGgtaacataattaatcaaagaACATGTCTGAAGGTGAGGTTAATACGAGTTGTGTCTACTTTTGCACGCTTAGGCACTGAGTGAATCCAATCCCGTTGAGTGTTGCCTCTCATCACCAACAGTGATCCGTGCTTAAGTTTGAATGTGTACTGATCAGCATGGCAGCTCTTCTTTAATCGCTTGCTTGCAGGTTCTTCATCATGCCTTTGCCTTTTCGACACTACAACCAAAGGACATTTGTAAACATAAAACTATAAGTTCAACAGAAAATTGTTACAAGATTAGCATAatgcaaaaaattgaattaacaGCGTCCAGGTCTGTACTTCAGAGGAACAAGTAAACTTGATGCAAACATACGGCTATCATCAAGTTAGtaagaaatataaattacaattaGTAGAATATATCCttgcataaaataaataaaaccaacaGTTAATTGATGCAACAATATATAAGAGCATCCATGAGGTGCAAAGTCCAGACCCTCAAGAAGAAGGAAATgaacacacacaaaacactTTGCAAGAAGTGAAAAGACACTTAATCATACCGTTTGATGTCTTGCAGGGTTTCTTCTTCAAGAAGAAATCACGATCACATCCAAAGGATACTGAAGCAATCTCTGGAGTCAATCCATAAAGCTTCTCATCATCAGAATGCCAACCAACATAGTCATTACCACCTTTATACCTATTTAAGAGTAAGCTATTGAAATAACTCCCAGGAAGGGCTTTATGTACCTTCATAAAAAAGTGAAGGCATCAGCTTCCAATACAAATACAACTGTATTGCACTAATAAAGATATCTTGTAGTACTGATTATAAGAAAATCTATACGAAATTATCCTTACCGCATCCAAGATGTCCTTAAGTGGAGGATAATCATCCCAAGAATAGGCATGTGGCTGATATCCACTGTAAATCAACTCTGGCAATCCTGGACTTGCAACATAACATGTGTCTCTAGGCTACAGAAACAAATATAACATAAGAACCCACAATTGAGCAAAGATCTCCAAGTATAGCAAGAACGCACaattgaggaagaagaagaagcgtTGTTTCTTACCTCACATCATACATGATCAATTCAGTAAGTCCTTCCTACTAAGTATGATTAAATCAAATTATTCAGCCAAGAAATGTGCCTCCCATTATGGCATTACATATAAAACCAGAAAATTCAGCCTGATAAGATCAGCCCACACTGTACCACTAGGATGTCACATAACAATTTGAGGCACAACTACAAACAAAAACATCTTTGAATCACAACAATGGCATACACATTACAAGTCATACATTCCACAAGCTCCAACACCTTTAATTGAATCACTTACTAAATTTTTACCTCTAATAAATTTGTCAGGTATGGTAAACATGTTCTAAAACTTCAGAACGTGTACTTTAATCACATGACCCATTAAGTTATTCAAATAAGTCACATCACACACCTAGGTTGCATttggatttttgaattttaaagtgATGGATTTGAAATGTCTTAATTCCAAATCTACAAATATTGAAGTATGTCTAATGGATTTCTAAAATTCTATGGGTTTATAagttatttcaaattcaaggaTTTTAAGGTTTAGAATCCTTGGCAGTTTTGTCAAATAGAAATCATTGACCCTTTTTAAATTATCCAAAcaaggtgtttggattttaacCACCCAAATTCAAATCCCTGTGCCAATATCCTACCATCCAAACACAGCATAAGGATTATTGAAATTCTTACTCCTTTTGAACTGTTTGTATCTACATGCATTAGGATCCTGATTcatggaacttttttttttttttttgataagtgattCATGAAACTTTCAaattcaacaaagaaaaatacaaggatCGAACCAATTCTTTCAGCatcattttcaaatataataaatgtcGATTGGTATATTTTATTCTAGTTCGATTCAACATTGTTATATTGGAtttcaatcaaatttcaaatcaactTATATCAATTGACAGCCTCCAATTCCATTATGCAGCACAAGACTAAAGATTTccagatactttttttttttttttccaaacagcCACATAGTGGGTTGTACAAATTTTCCTCCAAACCATTTGGAACAAACTTATGTCCATTACAAAAATCTCCCTCTTCCTCCTTACAAAGAAAATTGTTTacttttcttgattttaattCTTTACATAAAAGGTTAGAACTTAATTGATTAAGTTGACCTTACTAGTTATCACCAACATGCTTGCATTACCAATTACAAATTTTCAcaacctaaaaataaaatttttatgtggGTGTGTTAAATTTATCATTCCAATCACTAATTAACTAAATGggacattttcaaaaaaaaaaaaaattttaaaagaattggGAGTACCTGAAGACAAGAGCGACCAAAGACACGAATGGTGGGTCTGGTCCAAGGAATGTGATTGTTAAGAAAATGGAACCATTTCCAGGATTGGTCGTAGGTGAAGAACCTTTGTATGTACAGGACTTCGCTTCCATTCCTTAAATCCactatctctctctttattatGTTTTCACTGTTTGGCTTACTGTTGGGGTTTTTCGGATCGGCATCTGAGTCTGACACGGCTTTCAACTTCAAACTCATCGAATCGAAGGACCAGAGACCAGACACTAGTTACGCGCCAATACCAGGTTTGTGCTTTTAAGAATGAACAAAATTGGAGGGGACAACCCGAGgcaataaaataagttttagagtcacagcaaaaaaaaaaaaaacaaacaaacaaacaaaactcaTTATTGCATTACTTGAATTGAAGTcaataagttaaaaaataaaataataaaaaaaagacctacaaattacaaaaattgtAGGAGGTGGCATGCTTATAATAACCTATCAATTCAAATGACTATTGCATTACTTGAAGGAAGGTGACTTCCTAATTGATGAAGCCAATAAGTTTAGGGTCAGGCCAAAATTCACTAcaaattacaacaacaacaaaaaatgtatGAGGTGGCAAAGTTATTAATGTGGATAATAaattaatactaataatatagtGTCTATGATTTGCTCATAAGAGAATTAATAATAACCTATCTATCAACTCaaagattataaaatttgttgtgaaaattgttaCATTAGTAGCACTATCATTTGttgatttgatttattttatcacatcatcaataatttacataattaatagGAGTAGTTAGTAGATGATTTAATGTTGGTATAATTTTTGTAACTATATGGTTGGATAGGGTTACTTAAtttaagttactttttttttaaggtggtcGATGCAATTTTTATGACTATATTGTGGATTGGATTGCATTACTTAATTTAGGTTAGGCATAAATAAATGCTCCATCTCATTAATTTACttgtcaattaaaatttaatgatagGATTTGAGGGATACCCCTTCAATTATGATGGACGGACTTATAGGACGATGACACATTTAAACAATGTGTTATCACACTTAGGTCTATCCCAAGCATATTTGATTCCAATACCTCTTgtggttcaaacttcaaacccaCCAACCCCTCTCCCTCTATTTACCtagcaaaaagaaaagtgaataaTGTCAATTTTTGACATCTctttatgtttttcattttttttcttaaaagaaaaaacgtCTTCATAAACCATATCTACAATGATTACTCCTAAAAGTTGCTAAAGTGAACAATGCTAGGGACACAACAAAAGTCTGTAACTTTTACCACAATTTATCACATGGCAAGCTGTAAGTGGTTGAAGTGTAGACCCATTATTTTACTCACAGCTCACCACGTGACGATTCATGAGTGTGGCAAAAATTATGAACTTTTTTGTGACCCTAGCATTTTCCGCTGCTAAATGTTGACTAAGGAATGCAAAAACTCCAAGCGAGTATTTGCAAAGTGGAATTAACTACCAGCTATCATGGACTTGTTTTTATATCAAGCCCGTTCATTCAATTGCTTGTTAAATTCTTAAATTGCAagtcatatttatatatatataaccgaattctttaaaactctcacaattttcacgtcaacacaatatttaaataaaattattattttatttaaataaaattatttttgtttagtccaaatttaacaaggagtgaaattctatctctctaacaagtccaacttaaactcaaattcatcattatcatttttttaaaacaaattttttttttaatccaaacttaacaatgtgtaaaactctatctctctaataagtccaacttaaattcaaactcaaactcaaacgttgataatctatatatataaaaatgaagcAAAACACAGAGactaacctaaaaaaaaaatgcaagcaatctaattcaaatttcttcattgattaatgaattttatgtctaatttttttatattgttattattaataaaatttcaattcaacatatgtggatatttgtttatatctaagattttctttctatcttattcttttgttatgtttaaaattgattttcttttgagtatttgggttaaTCTCCATATCTATATCGACATTGTTTTCGTggatttggtttttgggttgaaatttctactaattatttttttttattgtacatggcATATAaaatatctctatttttttgagaaaaatcaaGCTGCAACCTATGTCTTCCAACCTAgggaatgataaatttttattagatatgttatatataaatttgttgaatttgatttggttttgaagtAGAAATTGgagattctataaattttgaaatttgatcttaattcttcaccttaaatgctttttatttaggttcatgtgattttttgttttcctattaaaagttatgatttttggttgattaattatttttttggattaatttcaattaattatttgcttggattcaacataaaagaCAATGGAATtaggtattataattttgatattgtttcatgttttgaattgtctatattgttattacaataaaaaagtcatattgctactcaaatttgaaacttggtgtGTCTTCCTCATATCATAGTCTTCGTTTATATATTTGCCGTTTATGTTAattttgagtgtgtgtgtgtatatatataattattgggagttttgctttattaatttaagaattgtaaattattttgtaggttttagTAACTATGCACTTGCAACTCAATTATGTTCAATGCTAGACAACACTTCTAAACTATAGAAAAGTATAGTAgttaaatatttcttcatttattttaaaaaaaataccatttagCAAAATGTCTATTTAGTCattgttggaatttttttcaaagtcaatAAGTTTTCCGTGCATTGCACGGTTAGCGACtagtgtgtatgtatatatataaaattaaaatgtcaAGACCATTGATAAAATTCATATCAAACTCGTCACATGACAAGCTGTAAATTGTTGAAGTGTAGACTCACTATTTCACTCGCAGCTCACCACGTGACGATTCACGAGTggcaaaaattatgaaattttttgtgacCCTGCCATTTTCCGCTGCTAAATGTTGACCGAGGAATGCAAAAACTCCAAGCGTGTATACGTGTATTCGCAAAGTGGAATTAACTACCAGCTATCATGAACTTGTTTTTATCTCAAGCCCGTCCGTTCAATTGCTTGTTAAATCCTTAAATTGCAAAtcatgtttatatatttatatataattagacAGTTTATAACAATAGAGGATGATGGATTAACCTCTAGAAATCTCAATTGAAAATACCAAGAAgtgtcaattgagttacaagaccCTTGGCAaagatatattatataaataactttatatatatatatatatataaagataattaattaaaatgcaaagaCCATTGATAAAATTCATATCAAACCCCTGCAAACACTTGGCCTCCTATTTCAACATgcttgaaaatatatataaaaaagcaaATTACACAAGCTAGGCTCCACTTGAGCCAACTCACAATTATACTAATTCTACACCGAGAATGCCTTTAACATCTCTAAAGGGGTTACATGAGACTGGACTAAACTACACACATATTTGGACCTCATCCCCCCATTGTTAGAAATCTAAGCCTATGCAAAACATAGATTCTCCACTACTGCGAGGGAGTTTCAAGAGGATCAATGAACTTTATCTTTAGTTCGATCTCCCCAGACTCAACTCCACCAAGCCTTAACCAAACGCTCTGTACAACTTCACCATTTATACAACAGATAGAGCTCTCTCCAACAAGACAGTTGTCACCATCTGCGACTACCTTCCTTAGTGTTGTCTCTCCAGAAGAAACCCCTAGAATCTTTCTCAATCTAGCGGCAGAGACTATTGGCTGAAGGCTGAGGTGAGCATTCCccatcttgtcatctgccttgAAACGATCTTTATCAAAAACTTCCTACAGAAAAATGCACTTCGCTCACATTCCAAAATCCAAAAGTATCATTAGCTTCACTAAGATTACTTTACCAGCCAGCTAAATAATCAAAGGACAAATACACAGCAAGATTTCCCATTTTAAGAGAAGATAAtgagaataaaattgtgtttacAAAAATATGATGGGACAGATAAACAGGCCAAAACCAATAAATGAAAACCTTCTTTGTTTTGTaactaacaaacaaaagaaaaatacgaGGCTGAGAACACAATGATGTGTCCTTAATGATAAAATAACAGAATATTTCAATCATTGAAAGGTTGgagataaaacaaaaagttaagAAAGCAATGCAAAATACTACAACAGAACCTTTCAGCCATCTGAAGTTCTCGAAACCCTTTGCCCCCCACATTGCGCAATAATTTTCAGACAAACAATAAGCACAATaccaagaatccaaaaaatgaaggaaaagacgAAAAGTCAGCAAACAGAAGCTGATTTAGTCAATAGTCTATATACCATGGTCAAATGAGTACCAGACTACTCttgcaaaaaacaaaagattagggGTTATCTACCTTCTTCCAGAAGATTACCAAAAGATTACAAGAATCAAATTTGCACCAACATAGGAAACCAAAATACTGAAGGTAGAATAATGAATCAATTAAATACTGAGCAGGGCATATTAAAACAGAAAAGTcgacaaaattttaaaaggtgCTGAATTTCCATCCAGCAAACCCACTCTTTAAGGTTTTGAAATGCAAAGCTCAATTATGTACTCCCACTACAGAACAAAGAATGTTGACTTTCATCTTATATTGCAAACAACTGTTAGTTACGTGAAGGAATAATATGGTATAAACCCATCACTTAATAGCTACAAAAAGGTTTCAATCATCTCAAGGAGAGGAGTATGAAAAAGgctatttgaattcaaaagtTGAATGTAGGAATTGAAGAAAACTAAGACACGCACAATCAGGAACAACAAGAAATGATAATTCAAAGTAAGGATAAGCAAGAAGTTATGCAAATTTGATAATTCAAATTACAGAATGAAACAAAACAATCTGCTGAGCACAGAATAAACCGTGTTTTTCACCTTTACTAAACACAATTGGGGATCATAGAGCATTTTAGGAATACATGCCACTGAACCAATTTGCAACTTGACAAAGCCAAGATTGAAGGGAAAAAACGTGTATATTTAAGAAacttataaattcaaaattctagGAACTTACCAAATTTAAAACTCCAACAGGTTCTGTGAGGGAGAAACTTAGTTCTTCATTCCAAACAGGATTAAGGCAGCTATAGATAACCTTGGTCTTTGCAGTCTGATACAGATAACACAAGTAAGTTAATTTAAAAACATACGAGAGTCAAA
The sequence above is drawn from the Castanea sativa cultivar Marrone di Chiusa Pesio chromosome 5, ASM4071231v1 genome and encodes:
- the LOC142633734 gene encoding protein C2-DOMAIN ABA-RELATED 11 encodes the protein MGEPLGQLKVMVVQGKRLVIRDFKSSDPYVIVKLGNQTAKTKVIYSCLNPVWNEELSFSLTEPVGVLNLEVFDKDRFKADDKMGNAHLSLQPIVSAARLRKILGVSSGETTLRKVVADGDNCLVGESSICCINGEVVQSVWLRLGGVESGEIELKIKFIDPLETPSQ
- the LOC142636667 gene encoding DNA oxidative demethylase ALKBH2, with the translated sequence MSLKLKAVSDSDADPKNPNSKPNSENIIKREIVDLRNGSEVLYIQRFFTYDQSWKWFHFLNNHIPWTRPTIRVFGRSCLQPRDTCYVASPGLPELIYSGYQPHAYSWDDYPPLKDILDAVHKALPGSYFNSLLLNRYKGGNDYVGWHSDDEKLYGLTPEIASVSFGCDRDFFLKKKPCKTSNVSKRQRHDEEPASKRLKKSCHADQYTFKLKHGSLLVMRGNTQRDWIHSVPKRAKVDTTRINLTFRHVL